The Candidatus Stygibacter australis genome includes a window with the following:
- a CDS encoding thymidine kinase — translation MNVIRSSSGWIEVITGSMFSGKTEELIRRVRRTQYAQQKCQVFKPEIDDRYETEYIVSHNQMKASSVRVSSAHEISGLVELDTEVVAIDEVQFFGDEIVELCQELADAGKRVIIAGLDQDYRGLPFGPMPALMAIAEYVTKNLAICVKCGNPANRTQRLHGGTDTVLVGADEIYEARCRNCHEVIESGEETK, via the coding sequence ATGAATGTGATAAGAAGTTCGAGTGGCTGGATTGAAGTGATAACGGGCAGTATGTTCAGTGGTAAAACTGAAGAGCTGATACGCAGAGTGCGCAGGACGCAATATGCGCAGCAAAAGTGCCAGGTATTCAAGCCAGAGATAGATGACCGATATGAGACGGAATACATAGTATCTCATAACCAGATGAAGGCGTCATCTGTACGAGTGAGCAGCGCTCACGAAATAAGCGGTTTGGTGGAACTGGATACCGAGGTGGTGGCAATTGATGAAGTGCAGTTTTTTGGTGATGAGATAGTGGAATTGTGCCAGGAGCTTGCAGACGCAGGAAAGCGTGTGATTATTGCTGGTCTTGATCAGGATTATCGGGGTTTACCTTTTGGACCGATGCCGGCATTAATGGCAATAGCAGAATATGTGACCAAGAATCTGGCAATTTGCGTAAAATGCGGAAATCCGGCAAACCGGACGCAGCGTTTACATGGTGGAACAGATACTGTTCTGGTAGGAGCAGATGAAATATATGAAGCGCGATGCAGAA